Proteins encoded together in one Penaeus vannamei isolate JL-2024 chromosome 11, ASM4276789v1, whole genome shotgun sequence window:
- the LOC113804400 gene encoding facilitated trehalose transporter Tret1 produces MTEERTEFSGLWKQIFYSIVVAAAKFDVGFTIGWTAVLPKIQADNTTSLAVPDAHVPWIVSMPGIAGVVMTLATMPGMEALGPRKFLFIILLPAGIPWLVQAFTPYLSLLYLGRVVSCFIYIALGPVTAVLVAEISEPRIRGLLLSAEEITVAIAQMAIYIMAHSLPWDVATAACAAPMILVAALTFFVPESPYWLIRRGQKDAALESLKKLRSPKQDVNLELQEISANVQGTSQPSIWDQIKQLARPQNYRPVLLLAAVFILRELGGQHVVFSYTVYMFQKAGVGLDAFVCTILVGVVRLVFTVVSAAVVDRVGRRPLLIATSFVCGAAEVVGAVFLLVDVPGSSWVPLAAVLVFVSSYGLGIGPIPWALLGELIPTPVRSIGSSVCIMNFSIFTFVTSFIFSYLLEIGLGFAFVFFASAHALLTLLFCAFLPETRGRSLSDLEDIFKSTSGN; encoded by the exons ATGACTGAGGAAAGGACAGAGTTCAGTGGACTTTGGAAGCAG ATATTTTATTCCATTGTTGTGGCAGCCGCTAAGTTTGACGTGGGTTTTACGATCGGCTGGACGGCTGTCTTGCCCAAAATTCAAGCTGATAACACTACAAGTCTTGCCGTTCCTGATGCACATGTACCCTGGATAG TGTCCATGCCAGGAATCGCAGGTGTCGTGATGACTCTCGCCACTATGCCAGGGATGGAGGCTTTGGGGCCCAGgaaatttctctttattatcctaCTCCCAGCAGGAATTCCATGGCTTGTGCAGGCCTtcactccttacctctctctcctctacctggGTCGAGTGGTCTCTTGCTTCATTTACATTGCCTTGGGACCTGTCACGGCAGTCCTCGTTGCAGAGATTAGTGAGCCAAGAATTCGTGGTCTGTTGCTCAGTGCTGAGGAAATCACGGTCGCCATCGCCCAGATGGCCATCTATATCATGGCTCATTCCCTCCCATGGGACGTGGCCACGGCCGCTTGTGCGGCTCCCATGATCTTGGTCGCCGCCCTCACCTTCTTCGTGCCAGAG TCCCCCTACTGGCTGATTCGCCGAGGCCAGAAGGACGCTGCGTTGGAGTCTCTCAAGAAGTTAAGAAGTCCAAAACAAGACGTTAACCTTGAACTTCAAGAAATTTCAGCAAACGTCCAAGGAACATCCCAGCCTTCAATATGGGATCAG ATCAAACAACTTGCCCGTCCTCAAAATTATCGTCCAGTTCTTCTGCTGGCGGCGGTGTTCATCCTGAGGGAGCTCGGAGGGCAGCACGTGGTGTTCTCCTACACGGTGTACATGTTCCAGAAGGCGGGCGTCGGCCTGGACGCCTTTGTCTGCACAATCCTAGTGGGCGTCGTGAGGCTCGTCTTCACAGTGGTCAGCGCGGCGGTCGTGGACCGCGTCGGGCGTCGGCCTCTGTTGATCGCCACGTCTTTCGTATGCGGAGCGGCCGAGGTTGTCGGTGCGGTGTTCCTGCTGGTGGATGTCCCAGGGTCGTCGTGGGTCCCGCTCGCTGCGGTGCTAGTCTTCGTGTCCTCGTACGGCCTTGGAATCGGGCCCATTCCCTGGGCTCTCCTGGGCGAGCTCATTCCCACTCCTGTGAGATCGATTGGGAGCTCAGTGTGCATCATGAACTTTTCTATTTTCACCTTTGTTACTAGTTTCATCTTCTCATACTTGCTGGAAATTGGTCTTGGCTTTGCGTTTGTGTTCTTTGCTTCTGCTCATGCCCTCCTGACACTGTTGTTCTGTGCCTTCTTGCCTGAAACTCGTGGCCGGTCTTTGAGCGATCTTGAAGATATATTTAAATCCACTTCGGGGAATTAA